The sequence below is a genomic window from Syntrophales bacterium.
CTTCACACATACGCGATTTCGACGCCCTGTGAAGCTTCCGTATCATGATGCGCGATTTTGTCGCTTTGTTGGTCATAGGCTTCTTCAATAATTTGACTTGACGTCTCGAACAAATTAACTTGGGGCATATGAAGCAACTTGAGAAGGCGGGATTCGGAATCCCGGTTATCTTCAAGTTCACCGTCTTCGAGAATGTGCTTAATGACTGTGTTTGAATCACGCAGATGCCGACAAATAAGGACCATTCTGTGACAGAAAATTGGGTCCTTCTCTGTACACAATAATGCCAGATTGAACTGCGCGGCATCTTTGCGAATGCGTGTTAGTCCATCCCGGAAATCTGTCTTTTGGGAAAGTCGCCTAAAATCAACCTTGCCATTGTTGTAGCAGTCGTGGTTGTTAGGTTGCGCTCCGAGTTGAAAACCCAGGAAGACATAAATGATACCAGTACGCTGAAGGCGTGCGGAGAAGTTGTCCTTGTTGAATTGGGGCACAAAGCGACTGTATGGGACAGACCGGACATCGGCAATTGCAGTGATCTCATGGCGCTTTAGAAGGGCAAGGAAGGTGTCTGGTGTGTGATTTGAATGGCCAACTGTATAGATCGTTTGCATATTTCAATATTCAAGGATTGTAGCTACCAATTTGTAATGGTAGCCATCATGAAATGGCGCTACAAGGCTAACGACGATGAAGCACCTGGTTGAGTCAGCCGGGGCTATTTCGCGAGGCGGCAGATTAAGAGTTGGAAACGGTTGGAAGTACTTGGTATCTACGGTCGGGTCGGTTATTGCCAAGTTATATTCTACACCATTGTAGGTAAAGATAGCTCTGCGTTGTTTTTTATTGTAAACACCATCGTACCAAATTTTGAATTTCAATCCTTGTGGACGAATTAGATACAGAGATTGAAACGGTTGAACTGATGTTATTGCTTCGTCAGGGTGTATCCTATCAGTATGCCCATCCGCCTGCGACAGCCAGAGGTTTACCGGGTGCTCTTCAAGATAGCTGAGGTTATCACGAGGAAACGTTCTCAACTTTTCCCATCTTTGAGATGTATCAAGTATGTA
It includes:
- a CDS encoding DUF488 domain-containing protein gives rise to the protein MQTIYTVGHSNHTPDTFLALLKRHEITAIADVRSVPYSRFVPQFNKDNFSARLQRTGIIYVFLGFQLGAQPNNHDCYNNGKVDFRRLSQKTDFRDGLTRIRKDAAQFNLALLCTEKDPIFCHRMVLICRHLRDSNTVIKHILEDGELEDNRDSESRLLKLLHMPQVNLFETSSQIIEEAYDQQSDKIAHHDTEASQGVEIAYV